A window from Acidobacteriota bacterium encodes these proteins:
- a CDS encoding glycosyltransferase family 39 protein, with amino-acid sequence MAQSRRWFVAALVAGAALRLAILWQTSGLGLRIADEFQYVQLADSLAAGRGFAWQTGELTSLRPPLYPAMLAGIWSIAGAHSFQVVRALQALMTFATAWLVYDVARRLYDDRRTAALAAAVVWLYPALVFVNVTMLTESLFTLLLTAWVSATVRLVQRPSVWLACSCGLLLGLGALTRSVLWPVPLLFCPLLLVLLNAPWRLKVGTAALVFAGYALVVAPWAWRNTRLQGVPTVVDTMSGMNLRMGNYEHTPEDRMWDAVSVQGERSWVHLLSEEQTAGLVPSAGFTEGMKDKWAQRKALEYIRAHPGTFLRRAAIKSSDFWGLDRSFVAGVQQGLYRVPSWFFLIGALVSIAGSALVMLAGAAGIWLVPPAWRFHIALLTPIVVVAGIHSVVFGHPRYHDPLVPVLAIYGAAAVTSLRSRQTSVRASAALGAGLTSILLVGIWVRQIIVVDGERIRALVQQWL; translated from the coding sequence ATGGCCCAGTCCCGCCGCTGGTTCGTGGCTGCGCTCGTCGCCGGCGCCGCGCTCCGCCTCGCGATCCTCTGGCAGACGTCGGGGCTCGGCCTGCGGATCGCCGACGAGTTCCAGTACGTGCAGCTCGCCGACAGCCTGGCCGCCGGCCGTGGCTTCGCCTGGCAGACCGGCGAGCTCACGTCGCTGCGTCCGCCGCTCTACCCCGCTATGCTGGCCGGCATCTGGTCGATCGCTGGCGCCCACAGCTTCCAGGTCGTGCGCGCGCTCCAGGCGCTGATGACGTTCGCCACCGCGTGGCTCGTCTACGACGTCGCGCGGCGTCTGTACGACGATCGGCGCACGGCCGCCCTGGCCGCCGCCGTCGTGTGGCTCTATCCCGCGCTCGTCTTCGTGAACGTCACGATGCTGACCGAGTCGCTGTTCACGCTCCTGCTCACGGCGTGGGTCTCGGCCACGGTCCGCCTGGTGCAGCGGCCATCCGTCTGGCTGGCGTGCTCGTGCGGGTTGCTGCTCGGCCTCGGCGCGCTCACCCGCAGCGTGCTCTGGCCGGTGCCGCTGCTCTTCTGCCCGCTGCTGCTCGTGCTCCTCAACGCGCCGTGGCGCCTCAAGGTGGGTACGGCCGCGCTCGTCTTCGCCGGATACGCGCTCGTCGTCGCGCCATGGGCCTGGCGGAACACCCGGCTGCAGGGCGTGCCCACGGTCGTCGATACGATGAGCGGCATGAACCTGCGGATGGGCAACTACGAGCACACGCCGGAAGATCGGATGTGGGACGCCGTCTCCGTGCAGGGTGAGCGGAGCTGGGTGCACCTGCTCTCCGAAGAACAGACGGCCGGCCTCGTCCCTTCGGCGGGCTTCACCGAGGGCATGAAGGACAAGTGGGCGCAGCGCAAGGCGCTCGAGTACATTCGCGCGCACCCTGGCACGTTCCTTCGCCGTGCCGCGATCAAGTCCTCGGACTTCTGGGGGCTCGACCGATCGTTCGTGGCCGGTGTGCAGCAGGGGCTCTACCGTGTGCCGAGCTGGTTCTTCCTGATCGGCGCACTGGTCTCGATCGCCGGATCCGCGCTGGTCATGCTGGCCGGCGCAGCCGGGATCTGGCTCGTGCCGCCCGCCTGGCGGTTTCACATCGCGCTGCTCACGCCGATCGTGGTGGTCGCCGGCATCCACAGCGTGGTGTTCGGCCATCCGCGCTATCACGACCCGCTCGTCCCCGTGCTGGCGATCTACGGCGCGGCGGCCGTCACGTCGCTTCGGTCACGCCAGACTTCGGTCCGAGCATCTGCCGCGCTCGGCGCCGGTCTGACTTCGATCCTTCTCGTCGGTATTTGGGTGCGTCAGATCATCGTCGTCGACGGCGAACGCATCCGCGCCCTGGTGCAGCAGTGGCTGTAG
- a CDS encoding glycosyltransferase family 2 protein, with translation MSRRRLDAATSSSVTVVIPTYREAANLPHVLDRLADVRAAEGLALDVLVVDDDSRDGTVEILAARPEPWIRLIVRTRDRGLSAAVLDGLQQARGDVLVCMDADLSHPASAIPRMLDKLADGADFVLGSRYVDGGSTADDWGFLRWLNSRVATLLARPLTTVKDPMSGFFALRRTTFEGGRGYAPVGYKIGLELMVKCACERVVEVPIHFDDRRFGESKLTLRQQLLFLQHLRRLYIFKFGVWTQLTQFLIVGALGTAVNLGILTALLRVGLPTQGAVAAAILGAMVFNFVLNRRFSFAGARSAAWPRQLARFVGASSLGAIVNYLGTMITLARFTPGHPQLAALVGIALGTGFNFIASRYLVFREGHVRLTPR, from the coding sequence ATGTCCCGTCGTCGGCTCGACGCCGCCACGAGTTCATCGGTCACGGTCGTCATTCCCACGTATCGGGAAGCGGCGAACCTTCCCCACGTTCTCGACCGGCTGGCCGACGTGCGCGCGGCGGAAGGTCTCGCGCTCGACGTGCTCGTCGTGGACGACGACAGCCGGGACGGCACGGTGGAGATCCTGGCCGCGCGGCCCGAGCCGTGGATCCGGCTGATCGTGCGGACGCGCGACCGGGGGCTCAGCGCGGCGGTGCTCGACGGTCTGCAGCAGGCGCGCGGCGACGTGCTCGTCTGCATGGACGCCGACCTCAGCCATCCGGCGAGCGCCATCCCGAGGATGCTCGACAAGCTCGCGGACGGTGCGGACTTCGTTCTCGGATCGCGCTACGTCGATGGCGGCTCGACGGCCGACGACTGGGGATTCCTGCGCTGGCTGAACAGCCGGGTGGCGACGCTGCTGGCGCGGCCGCTGACGACGGTCAAGGACCCGATGTCGGGCTTCTTCGCGCTCAGGCGGACGACGTTCGAGGGTGGCCGAGGCTACGCGCCGGTGGGCTACAAGATCGGCCTGGAGCTGATGGTCAAGTGCGCCTGCGAGCGCGTCGTCGAGGTGCCGATCCACTTCGACGATCGCCGGTTCGGCGAGAGCAAGCTCACGCTGCGGCAGCAACTGCTGTTCCTGCAGCACCTGCGGCGGCTCTACATCTTCAAGTTCGGCGTCTGGACGCAGTTGACGCAGTTCCTGATCGTGGGCGCGCTCGGGACCGCGGTGAACCTCGGAATTCTGACGGCCCTGCTCCGTGTGGGGCTGCCGACACAGGGCGCCGTGGCCGCCGCGATCCTCGGCGCCATGGTCTTCAACTTCGTGCTGAACCGGCGGTTCAGCTTCGCGGGCGCTCGATCGGCCGCGTGGCCGAGGCAGCTCGCGCGGTTCGTGGGCGCGTCCTCGCTCGGCGCCATCGTCAACTACCTCGGCACGATGATCACGCTCGCGCGTTTCACCCCGGGGCATCCGCAACTGGCGGCCCTCGTGGGGATCGCGCTCGGGACCGGGTTCAACTTCATCGCCAGCCGGTATCTCGTGTTTCGAGAGGGTCACGTGCGGCTGACCCCGAGATGA